A part of Chitinimonas koreensis genomic DNA contains:
- the fliP gene encoding flagellar type III secretion system pore protein FliP (The bacterial flagellar biogenesis protein FliP forms a type III secretion system (T3SS)-type pore required for flagellar assembly.), giving the protein MRARALLGGLALLALPVLAADPGLPLLSSQPATGGGQSYTLTLQTLLFLTSLTFLPAILLMMTAFTRIVIVLSLLRQALGTMQAPPNQVIVGLSLFLTLFVMTPVLDRVWDDAYLPYSQDRIGFNEALERGAVPLKQFMLKQTRQKDLALFIELSQSAKPNGPEDVSLKVLVPAFVTSELKTAFQIAFLVFIPFLIIDMVVASVLMAMGMMMVSPVTISLPFKIILFVLVDGWTLLIGSLVQSFYT; this is encoded by the coding sequence ATGAGGGCGCGCGCGCTGCTGGGCGGGCTGGCGCTGCTGGCATTGCCGGTGCTGGCGGCCGATCCGGGCTTGCCGTTGTTGAGCAGCCAGCCGGCCACGGGCGGCGGCCAGAGCTATACGCTGACGCTGCAGACGCTGCTGTTCCTGACCAGCCTGACCTTCCTGCCGGCCATCCTCTTGATGATGACGGCCTTCACCCGCATCGTGATCGTGCTGTCGCTGCTGCGGCAGGCGCTCGGCACCATGCAGGCGCCGCCCAACCAGGTGATCGTCGGCCTGTCGCTGTTCCTCACGCTGTTCGTGATGACGCCGGTGCTCGACCGCGTCTGGGACGACGCCTACCTGCCGTACAGCCAAGACCGCATCGGCTTCAACGAGGCGCTCGAGCGCGGCGCGGTGCCGCTCAAGCAGTTCATGCTCAAGCAGACACGGCAGAAGGACCTGGCGCTGTTCATCGAGCTGTCGCAGAGCGCCAAGCCCAACGGGCCGGAGGACGTCAGCCTCAAGGTGCTGGTACCGGCCTTCGTCACCAGCGAGCTCAAGACCGCGTTCCAGATCGCCTTCCTGGTGTTCATCCCTTTCCTGATCATCGACATGGTGGTCGCCAGCGTGCTGATGGCGATGGGCATGATGATGGTCAGCCCGGTGACCATCTCGCTGCCGTTCAAGATCATCCTGTTCGTGCTGGTCGACGGCTGGACGCTGCTGATCGGCTCGCTGGTCCAGAGCTTCTACACCTGA
- the fliQ gene encoding flagellar biosynthesis protein FliQ gives MSPEMVITVIQRAFEVIILVGGPMLLAGLVVGLLISVFQAATQINEATLSFIPKLLITFLVAVLAGPWMLSILMDYTVRLFESIPSMIG, from the coding sequence ATGTCCCCGGAAATGGTCATCACCGTCATCCAGCGCGCCTTCGAGGTGATCATCCTGGTCGGCGGCCCGATGCTGCTGGCCGGCCTGGTGGTCGGCCTGCTGATCAGCGTGTTCCAGGCCGCCACCCAGATCAACGAGGCGACGCTGTCCTTCATCCCCAAGCTCCTGATCACCTTCCTGGTGGCGGTGCTGGCCGGGCCGTGGATGCTGTCGATCCTGATGGACTACACGGTGCGCCTGTTCGAATCGATTCCCTCGATGATCGGCTAG